A genome region from Pseudomonas sp. N3-W includes the following:
- a CDS encoding MarR family winged helix-turn-helix transcriptional regulator → MNRAPTDSLSLDSQLCFKLYAASRAVIRAYKPMLDELGLTYPQYLAMLVLWEWQASAPGQPTVKALGERLALDSGTLTPLLKRLEQLQLVQRQRSTRDEREVHLSLSPAGKALREQVGPLKARLLCDSGVDLDRLSELRNGLDQLLGQIRALS, encoded by the coding sequence ATGAACCGCGCGCCAACCGATTCCCTGAGCCTCGACAGCCAGTTGTGTTTCAAGCTGTATGCCGCCTCCCGTGCGGTGATCAGGGCCTACAAGCCGATGCTCGACGAGTTGGGCCTGACGTACCCGCAGTACCTGGCAATGCTGGTGCTGTGGGAGTGGCAGGCATCCGCACCCGGGCAGCCGACGGTCAAGGCATTGGGGGAGCGCCTGGCGCTGGATTCCGGCACGCTCACGCCGTTGCTCAAGCGTCTTGAGCAACTGCAACTGGTGCAGCGCCAACGCTCGACGCGTGACGAGCGCGAGGTGCACCTGAGCCTGTCGCCCGCCGGCAAAGCCTTGCGTGAGCAAGTCGGGCCGCTCAAGGCTCGGCTGTTATGCGACAGCGGGGTCGACCTGGATCGCCTGAGTGAGCTGCGCAACGGCCTCGATCAACTCTTGGGGCAGATCAGGGCACTGTCTTAG